DNA sequence from the Vicia villosa cultivar HV-30 ecotype Madison, WI linkage group LG3, Vvil1.0, whole genome shotgun sequence genome:
CTTATATATAATCTCTTGCGCAGTAAGAGTTTACTGGATAAACATTTATTTGACATGTCTATCCAAATCCCCTTTTGTTCGCACATATTTCCTTACTCAAGGAGATTATTCATGTCTTTTCTGCTTTTTACGCTTCCTAACCTGCGATTTTGTACGACACAAAATGTCGGACGGTTaagaatcaacacgagaataaaaTAAATGTAGTAATGAGGATGTTGCGGTGGATGTGTGGTAGTAAGACTTGACAGGATAtaattagaaatgaaaatattagagagcGTCGGGGTAGCGCCTATACTGgagaagatggtggaaaatagacttaggtggtttggACATGTAGAGAGAAGACCGGTAGATTCTGTACTAAGGAAGGTGGACCAGATGGAGAGAAGGCAAACAAAGAGATTAATAATTTGGATAGAAGCATgttgatagaacattatggcgaaagttgatccatgtagtcaacctcacttagtgggataaggcttagTTGTTTGTTGTTGTCGTACTTTTTACTCTTCCCCAATTATATCCTTATGCTTTCATTTCTGCTCGACAATTTTTTACTGTTGTTTCTTTAGGTAGGGTGGTTAAGTTTGCGTAAGAGATTTGATGGTGTGCAAGGTTGGGGTGTGGTCTTGGTTTGATGCTCATCACTAGTTAATTGTTATTTTTGGGTCGTGTTATCCTAGCTTCATTGATTGCATTGCATGTCTTTAATGCGGGTGGGAAAGTTATTCATGAATTTATCTCCGGGTTATAATTTTACTGGAGAATGAAAACTGGTATAAGAAAATACTCTGGCACAATTAATAGTTGATTCTTGCATTTGTTGAGCTAATGTGATTACTTTGTCGCAGCATATTGAAGTTAGCAGGCTTATTAAAGGCCGTCCTTTGGACAACTTGGAGTTCCTTCAATGGCTGAAACGATATTGTGATTCTGTTAATGGTGGCATTATGAATGAGTATGTTACTCGCTATGTGTTTCCCCATATCCTTTAAACAACTTTGATTACCGttgctctttttttttgtaaGTGATTGCCGTTCCTATGCCTATGATAATATTTGAAGGAATACTTTATCATCTCAATTTTGATGTAATTGCTTTGAATGATATAAATCCCATGCATTTTTTCTCTAATATTTAAATATGCAATTCTATGCGATGCATATATTTTCTCATGCTGTATATCTGTTTTATCAAAGTCTTTTGTTTTTCCTGTAGGAACTACAATCCTGTGGAGCGCAGGGTTAAGGGTGGAAAGGACCGAAATCATAAGGGTTTAAGGAGCTCAAAGTCGCTTCAATCATATACTACGAATAATTCTGGTTCAGGCGACGCACTCAGTCTAAATAGAACCTCAGGTTGGCTTATTGGTATCTTTGATCCTAAACTGGTATGTATTGGGTTTCCTTTTTGGTTAATTTACATTTGATTGCAGGGCCTAAGCATTCAAGGTCAAGTGGCGGATCAGATGGGGCAAATTCGTCAGCAGAGATTCAGGCATTGTCCAAGCAGGTATGACTTTGAAAATTAGGCTTGCTGTGAATGCTACCATAGTACCATTATCGAAAGGTCCAACTGCGTAAGCATAGTACAAGGCAAAGAAGCTTATGGACATAGATATAATTCTGTAGTAATGAAATTGGTAAATGTATGCATTATGTTATTTTTTCCCGATGATCGACCCTAATATCATATACATGAATGTGCTTTCAGTGTGTCAATTATCTACCAATCTATTAGTTCTTGTATTGATATCAACGTTTTAAGTTTTTCACTTGATAGTTTAATGAAAACATTATTTACCTCTGTTTTGTTCATTACTCACTTTATTCTTTGCTTTTTGTTTTACAGGTTACTGATCTCAAACTCTCGGTGGATCTCTTGGAAAAAGAAAGAGACTTTTACTTTTCAAAACTACGAGATATAGAAATTCTTTGTCAGGCATCAGAACTGGAGAATGAACCTGTAAGAATTCCGGCTTGAGTTTAGTtggttttacttttatttttctaaactGAGAGGTCTTTTCCTTTCTAGTATGCTTGGGATCATGTCTACCTTAAATGAATTTTCTTTTACCGAAATATCCTAAATACCTTCAATCCTCTGGAAATGAGGGAAAGATAGATGGCAgaagtgtttgataaaaaaatatttggtacCACTCGTCCAGCCTCTTTGCGAACTTGTACATTGGAATATTACCTTTGTTTTCTACTTCTACAACCACATCTATGACTATTTGGTGTTTCTCCCTCTTTAAATATGATGTGGATTGTAACCCCTGCCACATTTCTTATAATTGTACATGTTTTCTTTGAATATGGTCCAGCTTGATAATGTGTTATGTGTTGGTACTTGGTATTGAAAATGCTTACAACTTCATGTATTTACAAATATGTGAAGAATGCATGTCTAGATCTTGGTTATTAATCCAATTGGTTTGATCattattatttgaatttgaattttgaacataTTGGACTATTATGTAGTACTCTATGCAGTGATGTAAATAATTTGAGTAAATCAATGCACATGTAACCTGTTATATTATGCAGATATCGGTAGCAATTAAGAAGATTTTGTATGCTGCTGACGCAAAAGAGTCAGCATTAGATGAAGCTCAGGCTTACATTAATGAAACATTGGACGCTGTTGAAGATGAACCAGAAACTGAAACATGATCTTTCATTCCTGACTGGTATTCATAAGAGATTTTCAGGGACTTTTCCGAACGAAGCTTAGTGACACCTGCGATGTGAGACTGGGAATCCTTCCCATCCAATGGCGAGAAAGTGTCCTTTAAACACATAGATTTAACTGTTTTTTCATTGTTGTAAACTTGGATGGATAATCAGTGGATATTAGTTAATCTTTCAATAAACAGAAGTTCATTTCATGGTCTATTTTTGAAGAACTTTTCTATTGAAAATAGCCAGTTGTATTTTAGATGGATCAGGCTGGCTCTGTTGTTTTAAATTAACAGCTGCTTGAGTAAATTACATTCTTTTTGTCTAgataaagatgaaaatagatcGGGCCAAACAAGGTTAAAAATATTCAAGGCGTATGTCGTTTGAACTTGAATAtgacattttaaaattttttatacgTTATATTAACTTCTGTAATTAAGTGAATTAATGTTTTTAAATAGACTGACACTATGATATGTGAgaatttaaattctattttcatatttatgaTGGCTTTTTAGATATTTCAACTTTATTTATGGTATCTTATTTCAATACATTTAAATAGATTAAAAATAATGTAGATTAATAAGTTTaatttaatgaaaatatttttatgtactaatataatctaataataaaaattaaaatttactttAATAGACGAGTGTGGTAGATTCAAAAGGTTTTTGGACGTGTCTTAAAATTTGATTATGTTATCTGACTAAGGTTTTGAATTAGCTATGGTTGGAGGGAACTAATAGAAATAGGGGTGTATTAGCTATGGTTGGAGGGAACTAATAGAAATAGGGGTGTAATGCGGAGAGGGGAGAGCAATGTGGAACTTAGTTCTCAATTCATTTGAAATATTTGGAAGAAGAgaattgagaaatatattttaataactcTAAccttgtttgcgagtttggaggggaagagaAGGGCTTTGGAGAATTTAGATATATAGTAATGATAACgactcttttattattttaaacaaaattattttttaaaaaagtatcaaatatttttttatatttttttaaaattttatttttgaaagtctTTTCCTCTCTCCCCCTccaaatttgcaaacaaaacctgAATTTCCATTTGAAATTAGTCAACTCTAGTGATAAAATATTGTATAAACATTTGATATAATGTGACACATTCAAATTTACAGTATCCATTTCTCGGTATCTAGTGTTTAACTTTCGTCGCTATATtgtaaaataaacataataataattgaaGGAAAGAAAATATGAGTTTTAAATACTTGATGTTTAAGAATACAACTAACTTTTCTTCTCCTCCCCAACCCTAGCCGTCGtcacttttttcttcttcttcttcttcttcttcttcttcttctgtatctCCTAGagaggggtgatttaggatcgattttgattcaaaatcacccctccaaatcgttCATGTTTCTCTATTcgttaaaataagtgattctcacatatatttagtgttttttttttgtgatttcgtcattttagtgtgtcgttgtttgttttgatttcctgtctttgtgcggtgtattttgtttttctgtctttgtgcgcagtgttcatttgtttcaggttgaaagacgagtttcgatctagtgcagatccTATCTATGACTTTGGTGCCATTAATGCTACAGATCTGGAGACATGAATATTTCAGAAATTTCAATATAGTCATAGTTATATtcgtaggcatatgcaatttgctgttttatgctattaacatggatgctgtgagtttgtttgcagattcatcctttttgtttttggcgattctTAATTTGTATTGTAACAATGTACTCCATCGATTGGAACggatgaatattttatttagtcaAAAAAAATACTTGATGTTTAATGTTAGCAGTCTAGTAATTCAATGTTGTCTGAATTAggcataatataaaattattttatatgttCTGCATAAACTACTTAACCTACTTAAGTATTACATAGAGTAAAAGAAGTGTACATCCTCGCTTAAAAACACATAGATCtatgaattagaaaaacaatttACTCCTTTTTTTTATCACAACAAACTCAATgactttcattcaataaaa
Encoded proteins:
- the LOC131662565 gene encoding microtubule-associated protein RP/EB family member 1B-like; the protein is MATSIGIMDSAYFVGRNEILTWINNRLQLNLSRIEEAASGAVQCQMMDMTYPGVVPMHKVNFDAKNEYDMIQNYKVLQEVFNKLKIEKHIEVSRLIKGRPLDNLEFLQWLKRYCDSVNGGIMNENYNPVERRVKGGKDRNHKGLRSSKSLQSYTTNNSGSGDALSLNRTSGPKHSRSSGGSDGANSSAEIQALSKQVTDLKLSVDLLEKERDFYFSKLRDIEILCQASELENEPISVAIKKILYAADAKESALDEAQAYINETLDAVEDEPETET